The Longimicrobiales bacterium nucleotide sequence ACTACAACGTGGTGCGGCTTGGAACCTCTCGCGTCTGGGGCTTCGCGGGTCACGCGGAGGCCGAAGCGGAAAGAGAAAGAAGACGCGACGAACAAGACGCGCGCCGTCGCTTAGCGAGCCCGGAGCCCGTGTAGACGAGCGGCCCAGAAAAGCGGCGTATCCCCTGGCCGCCGCCGAATCCTACCTAGCCGCCAACTGCACAGCCCGAATCAAGTGCGGATACCGCTCAAAGCCCCACGCGGCCGCCTCGACGTTCAACCGCTCGCGATTGGTGTGGGCGAAACGCTCCTCACCCGGCGCGAAGCCGATCGTGGGGATGCCGTTCACGCCGCATGACCAACCGCCGTCGGTCGCGAACTGCCACGGGCGGACTTTGGCATCGCCTTCCGCTCCTCTTCGGCCAACAGCCCCAGCTGCGGCTTGCACCACTGGGTGCTCAGGGTCCATAAGGAACCCCGGCGTGAACAGATTGCGGTCCGCGACGAGTCCGGTGTACGTGACCTGATGCTCCGTCGCCATCCTGACCTCAAAGGACAGTCCGCTGGGGAGCTCCGGGATCCGCTGTTCAACCGCCGCACGGACTCTGGCAACCAGCGACTCGTCCGAATCAGTTGGCAGAATTCGCCAATCGATGGCCATCACCACCTGGTCCGGGATCACGTTGCGGGTCTCAGGTAGCACGTTGACCATCGTTGTAACGAGACTCGACGCACCTAGGACTTCATCGGACCCCTGCGCCTCCGCCAAGTCATGCACGGCGGCCAGGGCATCGCCCAGCAGATCGAGAGCATTCGCCGCACGATCGGGGACGCTCGCGTGGCCCGCTTCACCGCTGAGCACGACCTCCAACTCCGCCCTCCCTCGATGCCCGATGCAAACGTCTCCCTGCGTCGCTTCACCGATGATCACGATGGCCGGCTCAACATCGCCCGACTCGAGCAGGTATTTCATGCCCAGGCCACCTCGTTCCTCGAACACCGTATGTGCGACGATCACATCTCCGGGAGCTTCACCGATCATGGATGCGGCCGCATACGTCTGAAGCGCGAGAGGACCTTTGATGTCCATGGCGCCCCGCCCGTGGAGAAAGCCGTCTTGGACCGCTCCGCTGAAGGGCGGCACCTCCCATTCTGAATGATCACCCTCCGCTACCACATCGAGGTGGCAGTTGAGCATGGCCGCAGGGGCATCACCACGCCCGCGCGCGACACCAATGACATTTCCTGCCGCGTCCACACGGATGTCTTCCAGTCCGAGAGCTTCCATCTCTTGCTGGAGACGTTGGGCTACATCGCCCTCCTGGCCCGATAATCCCGGCGTGGCGATCAGGTCTGAAGCAAATTGGAGTGCATTCTCGAAGGTCGGTGCTTTGGCCATGGTACGTCCCCTTAATGAACGACGGGGCCTGCCCGTAGTAGGCAGACCCCGTCTTATCTAGTGCGGTTGTGTTACGAGGAGAGTGACGACTGCGCGCCTAGTTCCAACCATCAACCGAAGATTCCCTGCACCATCTCGACGAGCCACGAGGTCGTCGCAGGATCGACATCGATTCCGTGTACCTGCAGGAACCACGGCGCGAGCACGAGAGATACGACACTCATCAG carries:
- a CDS encoding M20/M25/M40 family metallo-hydrolase, giving the protein MAKAPTFENALQFASDLIATPGLSGQEGDVAQRLQQEMEALGLEDIRVDAAGNVIGVARGRGDAPAAMLNCHLDVVAEGDHSEWEVPPFSGAVQDGFLHGRGAMDIKGPLALQTYAAASMIGEAPGDVIVAHTVFEERGGLGMKYLLESGDVEPAIVIIGEATQGDVCIGHRGRAELEVVLSGEAGHASVPDRAANALDLLGDALAAVHDLAEAQGSDEVLGASSLVTTMVNVLPETRNVIPDQVVMAIDWRILPTDSDESLVARVRAAVEQRIPELPSGLSFEVRMATEHQVTYTGLVADRNLFTPGFLMDPEHPVVQAAAGAVGRRGAEGDAKVRPWQFATDGGWSCGVNGIPTIGFAPGEERFAHTNRERLNVEAAAWGFERYPHLIRAVQLAAR